One window from the genome of Rariglobus hedericola encodes:
- a CDS encoding Hachiman antiphage defense system protein HamA, with the protein MAALRDAVRRCYLSDEKLLTQAQILELELGGTFESRQTEIIKSKLPDPSSTMAGDFGEILIYAYQATKALPSVTIGPKKWRLKQDRTKPAPCSDVVHFILPTWPVSSTRDEVLCAEVKMKATNGASTPIQDAITDCEKDRISRLSRTLQWLKERALTENIGEVQIAHLNRFIKATDHPPAIRRFRAVAVISENLVDTELLNAPQQASPEYELVVVAVPNLHTVYNAVFEAAKSYTLPAAPQL; encoded by the coding sequence GTGGCTGCCCTTCGTGATGCTGTCCGTCGCTGTTATTTAAGTGATGAGAAGCTACTCACACAGGCTCAAATATTGGAACTGGAACTCGGAGGCACCTTCGAAAGCCGGCAAACTGAAATTATAAAATCCAAACTTCCCGATCCCAGTTCAACTATGGCTGGCGATTTTGGCGAAATACTTATCTATGCCTATCAAGCAACCAAAGCTTTACCAAGTGTTACAATCGGCCCAAAAAAATGGCGACTGAAGCAGGACCGAACTAAACCTGCTCCGTGTTCGGATGTGGTTCATTTTATCCTGCCGACATGGCCCGTATCGAGCACTCGCGATGAGGTATTGTGTGCAGAAGTAAAAATGAAGGCAACCAATGGCGCTTCAACACCAATTCAAGACGCTATCACTGATTGTGAGAAAGACCGCATAAGCCGCCTATCAAGAACACTACAGTGGCTCAAAGAGCGAGCGCTGACGGAAAATATCGGAGAAGTTCAAATAGCACACCTCAATCGCTTCATCAAAGCGACGGACCACCCACCGGCTATTAGACGTTTCCGCGCTGTAGCGGTTATTAGTGAGAATCTCGTAGATACAGAACTTCTAAATGCGCCTCAACAGGCATCGCCTGAATACGAGCTTGTAGTTGTGGCGGTGCCCAATCTTCACACTGTTTATAATGCGGTTTTTGAAGCCGCAAAATCTTATACACTACCGGCAGCGCCACAACTATGA
- the dapF gene encoding diaminopimelate epimerase gives MRFYKYHALGNDYIVCDPVDFPQWKNGPSVDEIRVICHRNFGVGSDGILWGPLPSEKSEFGLRIFNPDGSEAEKSGNGLRIFSRYLWDQKLAKNATFTIETPGGQVTSVIKEDGKLITVDMGSVSFVSTKIPHTGPEREVINEQITVLDRTFTYCSATIGNPHCVLPLPEVSAELAHKYGPHLETHANFPRKTNVQFLQVLDRKNIRIEIWERGAGYTLASGSSSSAAASVAHKLGLVDNDITVHMPGGTIGIEIGANYAIRMTGTVNKVAVGDMHAQLFEVKV, from the coding sequence ATGCGCTTCTACAAATACCACGCCCTCGGCAACGACTACATCGTCTGCGATCCCGTTGATTTCCCCCAGTGGAAGAACGGTCCGTCCGTCGATGAGATCCGCGTGATCTGCCATCGCAACTTTGGCGTCGGCTCCGACGGCATTCTCTGGGGCCCCCTGCCCTCCGAAAAATCCGAGTTCGGTCTGCGCATCTTCAACCCCGACGGTTCCGAGGCCGAAAAGTCCGGCAACGGCCTGCGCATTTTCTCCCGCTACCTCTGGGACCAGAAGCTCGCCAAGAACGCCACGTTCACCATCGAGACGCCCGGCGGCCAGGTCACGTCCGTCATCAAGGAAGACGGCAAGCTCATCACCGTGGACATGGGCTCGGTCTCCTTCGTGAGCACTAAGATTCCGCACACCGGCCCTGAGCGCGAAGTCATCAACGAGCAGATCACCGTCCTGGATCGCACGTTCACCTATTGCTCGGCCACCATCGGTAACCCGCACTGCGTTCTCCCGCTGCCGGAAGTCTCCGCCGAGCTCGCGCACAAATACGGCCCGCACCTGGAAACCCACGCGAACTTCCCGCGCAAGACCAACGTCCAGTTCCTGCAGGTGCTTGATCGCAAAAACATCCGCATCGAAATCTGGGAGCGCGGCGCCGGCTACACGCTCGCCTCGGGCAGCAGCTCCAGCGCCGCCGCCTCGGTCGCGCACAAGCTCGGTCTGGTGGACAACGACATCACCGTGCACATGCCCGGCGGCACCATCGGCATCGAGATCGGCGCCAACTACGCCATCCGCATGACCGGCACCGTGAACAAGGTCGCCGTCGGCGACATGCACGCGCAGCTCTTCGAAGTGAAGGTCTGA
- a CDS encoding segregation and condensation protein A: MVPDADYRIKLPVFEGPLDLLLFLIKKNEIDIYDIPIVSVTRQYIDVLHSLRELDLDIAGEFFVMAATLMEIKSRMLLPRGQAAVDPNATEEEMDPRWELVHQLLQYKKFKEAAAKLDELAVFQRDLLARYVSELRLTESERPLKSVDRIELWNAFNIVLRRLAEKLVVGQIQDEQVTVSDKMEEILEYIRTRQKFVFTDLFGDQQITVRLLVATFIAVLELTRLGKLRVRQNDAFTDIECSARDDSLPPPAAEPVEETPPPVTAPDAPIAPEATGSNFEKPLETPVEASTVTE; encoded by the coding sequence GTGGTTCCCGACGCCGATTATCGCATCAAGCTCCCAGTCTTTGAGGGGCCCCTCGATCTCCTCCTTTTTCTGATCAAGAAAAACGAGATCGATATTTACGATATTCCGATCGTCTCGGTCACCCGCCAATACATCGACGTGCTCCATTCCCTGCGTGAACTGGACCTCGATATCGCCGGCGAATTTTTCGTGATGGCCGCCACGTTGATGGAGATCAAGAGCCGCATGCTCCTCCCCCGCGGACAAGCCGCCGTCGATCCCAACGCCACCGAGGAGGAAATGGATCCCCGCTGGGAACTCGTCCACCAGCTCCTCCAATACAAAAAGTTCAAAGAGGCCGCCGCCAAGCTCGACGAGCTCGCCGTGTTCCAACGCGATCTGCTCGCCCGCTACGTTTCCGAGCTCCGCCTCACCGAATCCGAACGCCCGCTCAAGAGCGTTGATCGCATCGAGCTCTGGAACGCGTTCAACATCGTCCTCCGCCGTCTCGCCGAGAAACTCGTCGTCGGCCAGATCCAGGACGAACAGGTCACGGTCTCCGACAAGATGGAGGAGATTCTTGAATACATCCGCACGCGGCAGAAATTCGTCTTCACCGATCTTTTCGGCGACCAGCAGATCACCGTCCGCCTGCTCGTTGCCACGTTCATCGCCGTCCTCGAGCTCACCCGTCTCGGCAAGCTCCGCGTCCGCCAGAACGACGCGTTCACCGACATCGAATGCAGCGCCCGCGACGACTCGCTCCCGCCGCCCGCCGCCGAGCCGGTTGAAGAAACACCGCCTCCCGTGACCGCTCCGGACGCACCGATCGCGCCCGAAGCGACCGGCTCCAATTTCGAAAAGCCGCTTGAAACACCCGTGGAAGCAAGCACCGTAACCGAGTGA
- the trxA gene encoding thioredoxin has product MSDKIAHLNADTFKTAIASPAPVLVDFWAPWCGPCKAIAPILAELADELDGKVTITKVNVDDNDAIAAEYGVRAIPTMLLFKGGVLVETLVGMMPKATLKEKLIAKI; this is encoded by the coding sequence ATGTCCGACAAAATCGCCCACCTGAACGCCGACACCTTCAAGACCGCCATCGCCTCGCCCGCCCCCGTCCTCGTGGACTTCTGGGCGCCGTGGTGCGGCCCCTGCAAAGCGATCGCCCCCATCCTCGCCGAGCTCGCCGACGAACTCGACGGCAAGGTGACGATCACCAAGGTCAACGTGGACGACAACGACGCCATCGCCGCCGAATACGGCGTGCGCGCCATCCCCACCATGCTCCTCTTCAAAGGCGGCGTGCTTGTGGAAACCCTCGTCGGCATGATGCCCAAGGCCACCCTCAAGGAAAAGCTCATCGCCAAGATCTGA
- a CDS encoding 1,4-dihydroxy-2-naphthoate polyprenyltransferase produces MAAASTAPSVLSIWVGASRPRTLPAAIAPVLAASALAWRDGDFEAPASGVCLAFALLIQIGTNFANDYYDFVKGADTAERVGPRRAVASGLVAPATMKRAMIAVFAVAFATGLTLLAYGGWPLLIIGVASVVCGVAYTGGPYPLGYNGLGDIFVFIFFGLVAVGATYFVQAGVITQEAWIIGTGIGALAANILVVNNYRDVETDAKAGKRTLVVRFGRRFARAQFITGHGLALAALVAVGAGDWHPAFVITGAVVCVVAGWIQSRRLARATGPAELIRLLGQTGMYLAVYALVLSAGLIWG; encoded by the coding sequence ATGGCGGCCGCCTCTACCGCTCCCTCGGTCCTTTCGATTTGGGTGGGGGCATCACGTCCGCGCACGTTGCCGGCGGCGATCGCGCCGGTGCTCGCGGCTTCGGCACTCGCGTGGCGGGACGGGGATTTCGAGGCACCCGCCTCAGGGGTGTGTCTCGCCTTTGCTCTGTTGATCCAGATCGGGACCAATTTCGCCAACGACTATTATGATTTCGTGAAGGGTGCCGACACCGCCGAGCGCGTGGGCCCGCGTCGGGCCGTCGCCTCGGGGTTGGTTGCGCCGGCGACGATGAAGCGCGCGATGATCGCGGTGTTTGCCGTGGCGTTTGCCACCGGTCTCACGTTGCTCGCTTATGGCGGTTGGCCGCTGCTGATCATCGGAGTTGCCAGCGTCGTGTGCGGAGTCGCTTACACGGGCGGTCCGTATCCGCTCGGTTACAACGGCCTCGGCGATATTTTTGTATTCATTTTCTTCGGACTGGTGGCGGTGGGAGCCACTTACTTCGTGCAGGCGGGCGTGATCACGCAGGAAGCTTGGATCATCGGCACGGGCATCGGTGCGCTGGCCGCAAATATCCTGGTCGTGAACAATTATCGCGACGTGGAAACCGATGCGAAGGCGGGCAAGCGCACACTCGTCGTGCGCTTTGGCCGTCGCTTCGCCCGAGCACAGTTTATCACGGGGCATGGGCTGGCCTTGGCGGCTTTGGTGGCGGTGGGCGCGGGTGACTGGCATCCGGCCTTCGTGATTACCGGCGCCGTGGTGTGTGTGGTGGCTGGTTGGATACAATCACGCCGATTGGCGCGGGCGACGGGTCCTGCGGAGCTCATCCGCCTGCTCGGGCAGACGGGTATGTATCTGGCCGTTTACGCCTTGGTGCTTTCGGCCGGATTGATTTGGGGCTGA
- a CDS encoding exosortase/archaeosortase family protein, with protein MSTTPINLSSLRPSGWMVVTLAAVLTVALCLQMLPEWLHNPDLSHGLFAPVLFILLLHESRRRGPWHYLDDTTGTRVLRAAALTGGIVVTCVAGLYAAAVEWTHALVGFSLAVALSGLLLAALLWLSTKRVRALPFNWTSFVAVALWPLCAPIPPGTYSRITLQLQLWVTNIVLEALHLLGIAASTSGNIIQLAHTNVGVEEACSGVRSLLSCVVAAVFFSATLVRRPWARVLLIALAPLLAFGMNIIRSLGLTLLANAGVDIGGKWHDLTGFAVLGVTAVILGALAVWLEDPARDTRSPETIAAEPQPAPVAPWGILSGYALACALVAFFVLNTHGPVRESRPAPDLAAILPVTPTGWDIVRTEDLYQFTSVLETDHLIQRTYVRRQRKLNTDEPLQISVYIAYWSPGQVPVSLVAAHTPAACWPAGGWTEQPVAPVAIPFQAGSRTLPAPEYRAFTQSNFLQNVWYWHLYDGRSITQNDPRSAVALLKLAWDYGFRTAGEQLFVRVSSNHPWEEIKDDPLVTGILDHLQPFGL; from the coding sequence TTGAGCACCACCCCGATCAATTTATCGTCACTTCGCCCGTCGGGCTGGATGGTGGTAACGCTGGCCGCCGTGCTCACGGTCGCGCTGTGCCTGCAAATGCTGCCGGAGTGGCTGCACAACCCCGATCTCTCGCACGGCCTGTTTGCGCCGGTGTTGTTTATCCTGCTGCTGCACGAAAGCCGCCGTCGCGGGCCGTGGCATTATCTCGACGACACCACCGGAACCCGCGTGCTGCGCGCCGCCGCACTCACCGGCGGCATCGTGGTCACCTGTGTCGCCGGTCTCTACGCCGCGGCCGTCGAATGGACGCATGCGCTCGTCGGTTTCTCGCTGGCGGTGGCGTTGTCGGGATTGTTGCTGGCGGCGCTCCTCTGGCTCTCGACCAAGCGGGTGCGCGCGCTGCCCTTTAATTGGACCTCGTTCGTCGCGGTTGCCTTGTGGCCGCTCTGCGCACCGATTCCGCCCGGCACGTATTCGCGCATCACGCTGCAACTCCAGTTGTGGGTGACCAACATCGTGCTCGAAGCGCTCCACCTGCTTGGCATAGCGGCATCGACCTCGGGCAACATCATCCAACTCGCGCACACCAACGTCGGCGTCGAGGAAGCCTGCAGCGGCGTGCGCAGCCTGCTCTCCTGCGTCGTCGCCGCGGTGTTCTTTTCAGCCACGCTCGTTCGCAGGCCGTGGGCTCGCGTGCTGTTGATCGCCCTCGCCCCGCTGCTCGCGTTCGGGATGAACATCATTCGTTCGCTCGGCCTCACGCTCCTCGCCAACGCCGGCGTGGACATCGGCGGCAAGTGGCATGACCTCACCGGATTCGCCGTGCTCGGCGTCACTGCAGTGATCTTGGGAGCGCTCGCTGTGTGGTTGGAAGACCCTGCGCGCGACACGCGTTCGCCCGAGACCATCGCAGCTGAACCGCAGCCCGCGCCCGTCGCGCCGTGGGGCATTCTTTCCGGTTACGCGCTCGCCTGTGCCCTGGTGGCGTTCTTCGTTCTCAACACTCACGGTCCGGTTCGCGAAAGCCGGCCGGCGCCAGACTTGGCGGCGATTCTTCCCGTTACGCCGACGGGCTGGGATATCGTGCGAACCGAAGACCTCTATCAGTTCACCTCGGTTCTTGAAACCGATCACCTCATCCAGCGCACCTACGTGCGTCGTCAGCGTAAACTCAACACCGACGAACCGCTGCAGATCAGCGTTTATATCGCCTACTGGTCGCCGGGTCAGGTGCCGGTGAGTCTTGTCGCGGCCCACACCCCCGCCGCCTGCTGGCCGGCCGGCGGCTGGACGGAGCAACCCGTCGCGCCGGTCGCGATCCCGTTTCAAGCCGGTTCACGCACCCTGCCTGCGCCCGAATATCGCGCGTTCACCCAATCGAACTTCCTGCAAAACGTCTGGTATTGGCATCTCTACGACGGCCGCTCCATCACCCAGAACGACCCGCGCTCCGCCGTCGCCCTGCTGAAACTCGCCTGGGACTACGGCTTTCGCACCGCCGGCGAGCAGCTGTTTGTGCGTGTTTCCAGCAACCACCCGTGGGAGGAAATCAAAGACGACCCGCTGGTCACCGGCATCCTCGACCACCTCCAACCCTTCGGCCTGTAA
- a CDS encoding DEAD/DEAH box helicase, with the protein MSPALLTWIGDADALRHMDRFAVREIPLALAYQHARKDDLYVALVGELFDGMRNGSSQADWGRLGNALAHYAAVDRAAELRTAGISQAEATLFSAAAFYFGGFSASAYVTIKSLTHPLVGDGERACYDLLAKPKEIGSPLIRDLQSALIRGDLARIAEIEAQVSDSARKALAVGPDEWIPLRLLQSLLNKFSVTNLRAILPDGSWPFWTPLVSSLVARGSWDFFPSQIAAIQRGLLLESETFSLQMPTGAGKTALCETLLFYHLSAHPETAAVLLVPYRSLASELRGSLVRHLNGMGISARCAYGGTVPSGDEVRAFDKTRALIATPETLSGILSANTDFAKRITLVICDEGHLLDAASRGVGLELLLARMKIRETGVQRYVFVSAIVPNIDEINAWLGGTQDSLVKSDYRPAIAEFSVLRVVGQRAGAPLDLEMHPHEAAPIRYRIERFLRREDFHWVNPDTGRTNTYGFSSVKTRAVAAARKALPMGAAVVFAANKRGNQGAMGLAEELLSQIEKVLPLPNPIQFADVNTVNFAADYLETEYGADWVGTRALKTGAVLHHGDIPQETREVLETLLRTGKISFAICTSTLAEGVNLPIRTLVLYSVQRMGADGTREDLLTRDIKNLVGRAGRAGSTTKGLVICANEDQWPLVAAVAQQAEGERVIGALLKLINQVRTRLVARNVVPTNALLERSPLVYSLIDGIDSTLVELAAVEIGEPELIRLATALADQTFASRQASEASKQLLRDVFTLRAQRIFAMKANGRLEWIRETGTRARMVDVVETGLLPMRATWSDVVDPTDQSLVDPILQWTWTQKELQHSLRDAYRVGDDVDLNSLREEFFTTVKLWLSGANFLQIASGANRSVDEILGIHSQVFTFSLQTIIEQAIALLEKALQSQGQEISRMARQFPEHLRFGVPSVAGCTLAAGGVTHRRAFVEIGNVLIPGNFKMDDKAHVFDVAQRSLEAHREEWRTHLGGLVFQRTMQDLSSVTGRRPTGE; encoded by the coding sequence ATGAGCCCGGCCCTTTTGACTTGGATCGGAGATGCGGATGCGCTTCGGCATATGGACCGGTTCGCCGTGCGGGAAATTCCGCTCGCGCTTGCATATCAACACGCTCGCAAGGACGACCTTTACGTGGCTCTCGTTGGCGAACTCTTCGACGGTATGCGCAACGGGTCGAGTCAAGCCGATTGGGGCCGACTAGGCAATGCGCTGGCTCATTATGCGGCGGTCGATAGAGCAGCTGAGCTTCGCACGGCAGGCATATCGCAGGCTGAGGCAACGCTGTTCTCCGCAGCTGCATTTTACTTTGGTGGTTTCTCGGCCTCCGCCTATGTGACAATTAAAAGCCTAACCCACCCATTAGTAGGCGATGGCGAACGAGCATGTTACGACCTATTAGCGAAACCGAAGGAAATCGGTTCCCCCTTAATCCGAGACCTTCAATCGGCACTTATTCGCGGCGACCTCGCAAGAATTGCGGAAATCGAGGCGCAAGTCTCGGACTCAGCACGAAAGGCCTTAGCAGTTGGTCCAGACGAATGGATTCCGCTACGGCTACTTCAATCCCTTCTTAATAAATTTAGCGTAACTAACCTTCGCGCAATACTACCAGACGGCAGCTGGCCATTCTGGACGCCTCTGGTTTCATCGCTGGTAGCACGTGGCAGCTGGGATTTTTTCCCATCGCAGATCGCAGCTATTCAACGCGGGCTACTGCTTGAATCCGAGACATTCTCGCTCCAGATGCCCACTGGGGCAGGAAAAACCGCCTTGTGTGAAACCCTTCTTTTTTACCATCTCAGCGCGCACCCTGAAACAGCAGCCGTGCTCTTGGTCCCATATCGATCGTTGGCGTCGGAATTGAGGGGCTCACTTGTTCGTCATCTTAACGGAATGGGGATTTCCGCACGATGCGCATATGGTGGCACGGTTCCCTCGGGTGATGAAGTGCGTGCTTTTGATAAGACTAGAGCGTTGATCGCAACGCCTGAAACACTCTCCGGCATTCTCAGTGCAAATACCGATTTCGCGAAACGCATTACACTGGTTATCTGTGATGAGGGCCATCTTCTTGATGCAGCTTCTCGTGGCGTTGGATTGGAGTTGCTCCTCGCGCGGATGAAAATTCGAGAGACTGGTGTTCAACGATACGTTTTTGTCTCCGCAATCGTTCCAAACATCGATGAGATAAACGCATGGCTTGGGGGAACTCAGGATTCACTTGTAAAAAGTGACTACCGCCCAGCTATTGCCGAGTTTTCAGTCCTTCGTGTCGTAGGACAAAGAGCAGGTGCTCCCCTCGATCTCGAGATGCATCCTCACGAAGCAGCTCCAATTCGTTATAGAATTGAACGGTTCCTACGACGCGAAGACTTCCATTGGGTAAATCCTGACACCGGAAGAACGAATACCTACGGGTTTTCATCTGTGAAAACCCGTGCCGTCGCTGCTGCTAGGAAAGCATTACCAATGGGTGCTGCGGTAGTATTCGCAGCAAACAAGCGAGGCAATCAAGGGGCGATGGGGCTTGCCGAAGAGCTACTGTCCCAAATCGAGAAAGTGTTACCACTGCCCAATCCTATTCAGTTTGCCGACGTTAACACCGTCAACTTCGCCGCTGATTATCTTGAGACTGAATATGGAGCGGATTGGGTGGGAACACGCGCACTAAAAACAGGTGCAGTGCTTCATCACGGGGATATTCCACAAGAGACTCGAGAGGTCCTTGAAACGCTTCTTCGAACTGGAAAAATATCGTTTGCAATCTGCACGAGCACTTTGGCAGAGGGTGTGAACCTGCCAATTAGAACTCTTGTTCTATATTCAGTTCAGAGAATGGGAGCCGATGGGACTCGAGAAGACCTATTGACTCGAGATATAAAGAACCTTGTTGGAAGAGCCGGGAGGGCAGGATCTACCACGAAGGGATTAGTCATTTGCGCGAACGAAGATCAATGGCCGTTAGTTGCGGCGGTGGCACAGCAAGCTGAGGGGGAACGAGTCATTGGTGCGCTACTCAAGTTGATTAATCAGGTCCGCACTAGACTTGTCGCAAGAAATGTGGTGCCGACAAACGCCCTGCTAGAGCGGAGTCCTTTAGTTTATAGTCTCATTGATGGAATCGACTCCACACTTGTCGAGCTTGCAGCGGTGGAAATAGGTGAACCAGAACTAATCCGGTTGGCCACTGCGCTCGCAGATCAAACATTCGCATCGCGCCAGGCCAGCGAAGCGTCGAAACAGCTTTTGCGTGACGTCTTTACTCTTCGTGCCCAGCGAATTTTTGCAATGAAAGCAAATGGACGGCTCGAATGGATTAGAGAGACAGGAACCAGAGCCCGAATGGTTGACGTTGTTGAAACAGGTCTTCTTCCGATGCGTGCAACTTGGAGTGATGTGGTTGATCCAACCGATCAGAGTTTAGTCGATCCGATTCTCCAATGGACGTGGACCCAGAAGGAACTACAACATTCGTTAAGAGATGCATACCGTGTCGGGGATGATGTTGATTTAAACTCTCTGCGTGAGGAATTTTTCACCACGGTTAAACTTTGGCTCTCAGGCGCAAATTTCCTTCAAATTGCAAGCGGTGCAAACCGATCTGTCGATGAGATCCTTGGAATCCATTCGCAAGTCTTCACATTTTCACTTCAAACAATTATTGAACAGGCTATAGCATTACTCGAGAAAGCCCTACAATCGCAGGGTCAGGAGATATCTCGGATGGCACGCCAGTTTCCAGAGCACTTAAGGTTTGGCGTTCCTTCTGTTGCCGGATGCACTCTCGCGGCCGGCGGTGTTACTCATCGCAGAGCTTTCGTAGAAATCGGGAATGTTCTGATTCCCGGAAACTTTAAAATGGATGACAAGGCACACGTTTTTGATGTCGCCCAGCGATCATTGGAAGCGCATCGGGAAGAATGGCGAACCCACCTCGGAGGGCTCGTATTTCAGCGAACAATGCAAGATTTGTCGTCCGTCACCGGGCGGAGACCTACAGGCGAATAG
- a CDS encoding restriction endonuclease has product MEPIHLSSWQRSFVDRYVAGYPRKAQLAAAAGSGKTVATLIAAKELLHTNKCDLVLTIADRIVLKEQWRQMAETHAGINAQQGRSITLQSLDNLSQRKELISISKKNRTLIVVDEVHRSLDSDTSFRPLLEANRDNRILFLTRPGESNGGENKFNYTFEADEAQDHQGNAPPLSLPGSPSFELLKRLISEGKNLEDLSWRSFEILVAELLKADGYEVELMQGTKDGGVDVIATRDMGPAGVVKTLWQAKKYSKGKVGLSVIRELADTRAEHGANKALVVTSTFLTRGALQRIEREKFLLGKVDRNDLRQWLVRYANGTWSPDSFI; this is encoded by the coding sequence GTGGAACCTATCCATCTAAGCTCTTGGCAGCGAAGTTTTGTAGACAGATATGTTGCGGGATACCCCCGCAAAGCCCAATTGGCCGCTGCGGCCGGGAGCGGAAAAACCGTCGCCACTTTAATTGCCGCTAAAGAACTACTCCACACCAACAAGTGCGATTTGGTTCTTACCATAGCTGACCGCATCGTTCTCAAAGAGCAATGGCGCCAAATGGCAGAAACCCACGCTGGCATCAATGCACAGCAAGGCAGGTCGATCACGTTACAGTCTCTCGACAACCTATCTCAAAGAAAAGAACTGATATCCATATCTAAAAAAAACAGAACTCTCATCGTCGTTGATGAGGTCCATAGATCACTAGACAGTGACACTTCGTTCAGGCCTCTCCTAGAGGCAAACCGGGATAATCGAATACTATTCTTAACTCGACCAGGGGAAAGTAATGGAGGCGAAAACAAATTTAATTATACATTCGAGGCTGATGAGGCGCAGGATCATCAAGGAAACGCCCCCCCATTATCACTACCCGGCTCGCCCTCGTTTGAATTGTTGAAACGGCTAATAAGCGAAGGGAAAAACCTTGAAGACCTCTCTTGGCGTTCATTTGAAATACTTGTGGCCGAGCTATTAAAGGCTGATGGTTATGAGGTCGAGCTGATGCAAGGGACAAAGGACGGCGGCGTAGATGTCATAGCAACTCGCGACATGGGCCCCGCAGGAGTGGTGAAAACCCTTTGGCAAGCTAAGAAATACAGTAAAGGGAAGGTCGGACTTAGCGTTATTCGAGAACTTGCCGATACTCGCGCCGAGCACGGTGCTAACAAAGCCCTCGTAGTTACATCCACTTTTCTTACGAGGGGCGCACTTCAACGAATCGAACGAGAGAAATTTTTATTGGGAAAGGTAGACAGAAATGACCTCAGGCAATGGCTCGTTCGGTATGCAAACGGAACGTGGAGTCCCGATTCTTTTATCTAA
- a CDS encoding redoxin domain-containing protein — protein sequence MTTQLIRSCFAAVTAVVFAAGLHAAAVVGQPAPDFKLTDIKGTTHNLADFKGKTVVLEWVNPECPFVVKHYEKSDNIPSLQKTATADGVIWLSINSAAAGKQGDFDAAKVAAWSAKTKAAPTAYLRDTDGSVGKLYGAKTTPHIFVINPEGVVVYNGAIDSIKSADAEDITKAENYAAAALAAVKAGHAVAKPTTQPYGCSVKY from the coding sequence ATGACAACCCAACTCATTCGCTCCTGTTTTGCGGCCGTCACGGCCGTTGTTTTCGCGGCCGGTCTCCACGCCGCCGCCGTGGTCGGTCAGCCCGCTCCTGATTTTAAGCTCACCGATATCAAGGGCACGACGCACAACCTCGCCGACTTCAAGGGCAAGACCGTCGTCCTCGAGTGGGTCAACCCCGAGTGCCCGTTCGTCGTGAAACATTACGAGAAGAGCGACAACATCCCCTCGCTCCAGAAAACCGCCACGGCCGACGGCGTCATCTGGCTCTCCATCAATTCCGCCGCCGCCGGCAAACAGGGTGACTTCGATGCCGCCAAGGTCGCCGCGTGGTCCGCAAAAACGAAGGCCGCTCCGACTGCCTATCTGCGCGACACCGATGGCTCGGTGGGCAAACTCTACGGCGCTAAAACCACCCCGCACATCTTTGTGATCAACCCCGAGGGCGTGGTCGTTTATAACGGCGCGATCGATAGCATCAAATCCGCCGACGCCGAGGACATCACCAAGGCTGAGAACTATGCCGCCGCCGCGCTCGCCGCCGTGAAGGCCGGCCACGCCGTCGCCAAGCCCACCACGCAGCCGTATGGCTGCTCGGTGAAATACTGA